One Mycobacterium kubicae genomic window carries:
- the pruA gene encoding L-glutamate gamma-semialdehyde dehydrogenase, whose translation MDAVTQVPLPANEPVQDYAPGSPERRRLQAQLRALANEPIDLPHVIAGRHRMGEGERIDVVQPHRHAATLGTLTNALQADAVAAIEAAMAAKRDWAAMPFDERAAVFLRAADLLAGPWREKIAAASMLGQSKSVYQAEIDAPCELIDFWRFNVAFARQLLAQQPISGPGEWNRTDYRPLDGFVYAITPFNFTSIAGNLPTAPALLGNTVVWKPSITQTLAAYLTMQLLEAAGLPPGVINLVTGNGFAVSEVALADPRLAGIHFTGSTATFQHLWQQVGANIGRYHSYPRLVGETGGKDFVVAHTSACPDVLTAALIRGAFDYQGQKCSAASRAFIPHSVWQRMGDEFLGATAELTYGDVADLTNFGGALIDRRAFTKNVDAIERAKSTAGVTIAVGGEYDDSEGYFVRPTVLLSDDPTDEAFATEYFGPLLAVHVYPDADYERILDVIDTGSRYALTGAVIADDREAVLTAQHRLRFAAGNFYVNDKPTGAVVGRQPFGGSRGSGTNDRAGSPLNLLRWTSARTIKETFVPATDHAYPHMAAD comes from the coding sequence ATGGATGCCGTCACTCAAGTTCCACTGCCGGCCAACGAGCCGGTCCAGGACTACGCACCCGGATCCCCGGAGCGCCGCCGATTGCAAGCGCAACTTCGTGCGCTGGCCAACGAACCGATCGACCTGCCGCATGTCATCGCCGGGCGCCATCGCATGGGGGAGGGCGAGCGCATCGATGTCGTGCAACCGCACCGGCACGCCGCCACGCTGGGCACGCTGACCAATGCGCTGCAGGCCGATGCCGTGGCCGCGATCGAGGCCGCCATGGCCGCCAAGAGGGATTGGGCGGCAATGCCTTTCGACGAACGCGCGGCGGTGTTCTTGCGGGCCGCCGATCTGCTGGCCGGGCCGTGGCGAGAGAAGATCGCCGCCGCGTCGATGCTGGGGCAATCGAAATCGGTGTACCAGGCCGAGATCGACGCACCTTGTGAGTTGATCGATTTCTGGCGGTTCAACGTCGCGTTCGCCCGTCAGCTGTTGGCGCAGCAGCCGATCAGTGGACCGGGGGAGTGGAACCGTACCGACTACCGGCCGCTGGACGGCTTCGTCTACGCGATCACGCCGTTCAACTTCACCTCGATCGCCGGCAACCTGCCCACCGCACCGGCGCTGCTGGGCAACACCGTGGTGTGGAAGCCGTCCATCACCCAGACGCTGGCGGCCTACCTGACCATGCAGTTACTCGAGGCGGCCGGTCTGCCACCGGGAGTGATCAACCTGGTTACCGGCAACGGTTTCGCGGTGTCCGAAGTAGCACTGGCCGATCCGCGGCTTGCCGGCATCCACTTCACCGGGTCAACGGCAACCTTCCAACACTTGTGGCAGCAGGTCGGCGCGAATATCGGCCGCTACCACAGTTACCCGCGGCTGGTCGGTGAGACCGGCGGCAAAGACTTCGTGGTCGCGCATACCTCTGCGTGCCCGGATGTGTTGACTGCTGCGTTGATTCGAGGCGCGTTCGACTACCAGGGCCAGAAGTGCTCGGCGGCGTCGCGGGCATTCATCCCGCATTCGGTGTGGCAACGCATGGGTGACGAATTCTTGGGCGCCACAGCCGAGTTGACCTACGGCGACGTGGCCGACCTGACCAACTTCGGCGGCGCCCTGATCGACCGACGGGCCTTCACCAAAAATGTTGACGCCATCGAGCGGGCCAAGAGTACGGCCGGGGTGACCATCGCGGTCGGTGGTGAATATGACGACAGCGAAGGCTATTTCGTGCGCCCGACCGTGCTGTTGTCCGACGACCCGACCGACGAAGCGTTCGCCACCGAATACTTCGGGCCGCTGCTGGCGGTACACGTCTATCCCGACGCCGACTACGAGCGGATCCTCGACGTCATCGACACCGGATCCCGCTATGCGCTGACCGGGGCGGTGATCGCCGACGACCGCGAAGCGGTGCTGACTGCGCAGCATAGGTTGCGGTTCGCGGCGGGCAACTTCTACGTCAACGACAAGCCGACCGGAGCCGTCGTCGGGCGCCAACCGTTCGGTGGCTCCCGCGGGTCGGGCACCAACGACAGAGCCGGATCGCCGCTGAACCTGTTGCGGTGGACGTCGGCGCGCACCATCAAGGAGACGTTCGTGCCGGCCACCGACCACGCCTACCCGCACATGGCGGCCGACTGA
- a CDS encoding zinc-binding dehydrogenase encodes MPKLALLTAYGGPIELAEFPLTQTAPGTAALKLRMAGICGSDLHIFRGELPLPCPYAMGHEMVGEIAELGEGLTTDATGAPLAVGDRVVTPYFWTCGQCHACARGRSHACQNLMAGEFRTQDQPPHFVAAYGEYYYTTRRQPLYKVPDDLSDEAVTPLNCALAQVLFALRDVRLGDTVVIQGAGGLGINAAAVARTAGAAEVIVIDKIAARLDVAADFGATHCIDASGLSAAEVAESVRARTDGIGADWVLEVVGIPGVIPDGLGLLNNGGTLLEVGNVGMGRTFELDPSILVYGNKSIRGVMLYDPVTLAIGLKFLQHTEFPFHRLMPEPFHLADVNDAFASAGAGLVPRGALVP; translated from the coding sequence ATGCCAAAGCTTGCGCTGCTGACCGCTTACGGCGGACCCATCGAGTTGGCCGAATTCCCGCTGACCCAAACTGCGCCCGGGACGGCGGCGCTCAAACTGCGCATGGCCGGAATCTGCGGCTCGGACCTACACATCTTCCGCGGCGAGCTGCCGTTACCGTGTCCGTACGCCATGGGCCACGAAATGGTCGGCGAGATAGCCGAACTCGGCGAAGGTTTGACTACCGACGCGACCGGCGCGCCCCTGGCGGTCGGTGACCGGGTTGTCACGCCGTACTTTTGGACCTGCGGCCAATGTCACGCGTGTGCGCGGGGCAGGTCTCATGCCTGCCAGAACCTGATGGCCGGTGAATTCCGCACCCAGGACCAGCCACCGCACTTCGTCGCCGCGTACGGCGAGTATTACTACACCACCCGCCGCCAGCCGCTGTACAAAGTGCCCGACGACCTGTCCGACGAAGCGGTCACTCCACTCAATTGCGCACTGGCCCAGGTATTGTTCGCCTTACGCGATGTTCGGCTCGGTGACACGGTGGTGATCCAGGGCGCGGGTGGGTTGGGCATCAATGCCGCCGCCGTGGCACGCACTGCCGGAGCCGCCGAGGTCATCGTCATCGACAAGATCGCCGCGCGGCTCGACGTCGCCGCGGACTTCGGTGCCACCCATTGCATTGACGCCAGTGGCCTTTCGGCCGCCGAGGTCGCCGAGTCGGTCCGCGCCCGCACCGACGGAATCGGCGCCGACTGGGTCCTCGAAGTGGTCGGTATTCCCGGCGTCATTCCCGACGGGCTCGGATTGCTGAACAACGGTGGCACCCTGCTAGAGGTCGGGAACGTCGGGATGGGCCGTACCTTCGAACTCGATCCCAGCATCCTGGTCTACGGGAACAAGTCGATCCGCGGTGTCATGCTCTACGACCCGGTCACCTTGGCGATTGGGTTGAAGTTTCTGCAGCACACCGAATTCCCGTTTCACCGGCTGATGCCCGAGCCGTTTCATCTGGCCGACGTCAACGACGCCTTCGCCTCGGCGGGGGCCGGACTGGTGCCCCGAGGAGCGCTGGTGCCCTGA
- the stf0 gene encoding trehalose 2-sulfotransferase, which produces MADTPSSYLVLASQRSGSTLLVESLRATGVAGEPQEFFQYLPTTSQSPQPREWFADVDDESILELLDPLDEGKPDLAPAEIWRDYIRTVGRTPNGVWGGKLMWNQTPLLLNRAAQLPDRSGDGLLSAIRDVVGEDPLLIHIHRPDVVSQAVSFWRAVQTRVWRGRPDPVRDARAVYHAGAIAHVVNMLRDQERGWQNWFAEENVKPIEISYPVLWRNLTEVVGDILEQLGLDRRLAPEPVLQRQADQRSDEWVDRYRVDAEREGLPT; this is translated from the coding sequence GTGGCAGATACTCCGTCGTCGTACTTGGTGCTGGCCTCCCAGCGCAGCGGCAGCACGTTGCTGGTCGAATCGCTGCGTGCCACCGGCGTGGCGGGCGAGCCTCAAGAGTTCTTCCAGTACCTGCCGACCACCAGCCAATCCCCGCAGCCGCGGGAGTGGTTCGCCGACGTCGACGACGAGTCGATCCTCGAGCTGCTGGACCCGTTGGACGAAGGTAAGCCGGACCTGGCCCCGGCCGAGATCTGGCGCGACTACATCCGCACGGTCGGTCGGACACCCAACGGCGTGTGGGGCGGCAAGCTGATGTGGAACCAGACTCCCCTGCTGCTGAACCGCGCGGCTCAACTGCCGGATCGATCCGGCGACGGCCTGCTGTCGGCGATCCGTGATGTGGTGGGCGAAGACCCGCTGCTCATTCACATTCACCGGCCCGACGTCGTGTCGCAGGCGGTGTCTTTTTGGCGCGCGGTGCAGACCCGCGTGTGGCGAGGCCGGCCCGATCCGGTGCGCGACGCCCGTGCCGTCTATCACGCCGGTGCGATCGCCCATGTCGTCAACATGCTGCGGGACCAGGAGCGCGGCTGGCAGAACTGGTTCGCCGAAGAAAACGTCAAGCCGATCGAAATCTCCTATCCGGTGTTGTGGCGCAACCTGACTGAGGTGGTAGGCGACATTCTCGAGCAGCTGGGGCTCGACCGGCGACTGGCACCGGAGCCGGTGCTGCAGCGCCAGGCCGATCAACGCTCCGACGAATGGGTAGACCGCTATCGAGTGGACGCCGAAAGAGAGGGACTACCGACATGA
- a CDS encoding DUF4190 domain-containing protein, which translates to MTEQPPNYPPPPGGYGYLPPSPPPPPSGYGYPPPGGYAYPPSYSQGTNPLAIASLVSSVAGLLCLGIGPLLGLIFGIISLNQIRQTGQAGRGLAIAGIVISGVLIALFAVLLIVSVILAANDDQHRQHRRHRTDHRTISHTVVEQPPRLGLIACR; encoded by the coding sequence ATGACGGAGCAACCGCCTAACTATCCACCGCCACCTGGCGGTTATGGCTATCTGCCGCCATCGCCGCCGCCACCGCCCAGTGGCTACGGTTATCCCCCACCGGGCGGTTACGCCTACCCACCGAGCTATTCGCAGGGCACGAATCCCCTGGCCATCGCCTCCCTGGTGTCCTCGGTGGCGGGGCTGCTGTGCCTGGGCATCGGACCGCTTCTCGGGTTGATCTTCGGCATCATCTCGCTGAATCAGATCCGGCAAACCGGTCAAGCCGGGCGTGGGCTGGCCATCGCCGGCATCGTGATCAGCGGCGTGCTCATCGCGTTGTTTGCGGTGCTCTTGATCGTCAGCGTCATCCTGGCGGCCAACGACGACCAGCACCGCCAACACCGGCGCCACCGCACCGATCACCGCACCATCAGCCACACCGTCGTCGAACAGCCGCCCCGGTTGGGACTGATCGCCTGCCGTTGA
- a CDS encoding TetR/AcrR family transcriptional regulator yields the protein MMTQATVTDTRELIISSAYACFRKHGLQKTTIVDIAKMANVSRSTVYEYFRDKASVLEACAEHASEQFYREMSKAMDRGGSLEEKLARAAVFVTQARRAIASEKYFDEEAISLLLTKDAAVLLRECVDFFAPYLSAAKLTGEVRKDLNIEAAGEWFARILFSLFSTPSSSMNMDDPEVVADFVRAHVVRGFAAERPTRGVSKVR from the coding sequence CTGATGACTCAAGCCACTGTCACCGACACCCGCGAACTCATCATCTCCTCGGCCTACGCATGCTTCCGCAAGCACGGGTTGCAGAAGACGACGATTGTCGACATCGCCAAGATGGCCAACGTTTCCCGCAGTACCGTCTACGAATACTTCCGGGACAAGGCGTCGGTCCTGGAGGCCTGCGCCGAGCATGCGTCCGAGCAGTTCTACCGAGAGATGTCCAAGGCGATGGATCGCGGCGGCTCGCTGGAGGAAAAGCTGGCGCGTGCAGCGGTTTTCGTCACCCAGGCGCGGCGGGCCATAGCTTCGGAGAAGTACTTCGACGAAGAGGCGATCAGCTTGTTGCTGACCAAAGACGCCGCCGTGCTGCTGCGAGAATGTGTCGACTTCTTCGCGCCCTACCTGTCGGCGGCCAAGCTGACCGGCGAGGTCCGCAAGGATCTCAACATCGAGGCCGCCGGTGAGTGGTTCGCGCGAATCTTGTTCTCGTTGTTCAGCACACCGTCGTCGTCGATGAACATGGACGACCCTGAAGTAGTGGCCGACTTTGTGCGGGCGCATGTGGTGCGGGGGTTCGCCGCCGAGCGGCCTACCCGCGGGGTGTCGAAGGTGCGCTGA
- a CDS encoding PucR family transcriptional regulator, translated as MRAAAVELGQLLLALDATMVSVRAAPRGLDLPVASAALIDSDDVRLGLATAANSADVFFLLGITDDQALRWLGEQADPPVAIFVKEPTSNLVDRAVAAGSAVVAVEPRARWERVYRLVDHVLEHHVDPAADDAGTDLFGLAQSLAERIHGMVSIEDAQSHVLAYSASNEEADDLRRLSILGRAGPPEHLAWIGQWGIFDALRAGSQVVRVAERPELGLRPRLAIGIHQPPAGARRPPVFVGTIWVQEGSQPLAQDAEDMLRGAAVLAERIMSRLSARPSGQARRVQQLLGLIDGDHTEVSVLARELGLPAGGDAAVIGWESVLPSDRNVRLADVIALGANAFRRDAQVAAGGTRIYVLLPQIATTRSVTSWARGTISALRAELDVQLRAVVAAPVAGLAGVAAARAEVDRVLDSAARHPDSLGPVASLTEARTTVLLDEIVSRIGADPRLVDPRIRDLRESDPQLAETLRVYLDSFGDIAAAAHGLQVHPNTVRYRVRRIEKLLSTSLSDPDVRLLFSLGLRAT; from the coding sequence ATGCGAGCGGCTGCGGTGGAACTGGGTCAGCTGTTGCTCGCACTGGACGCGACGATGGTCAGCGTGCGGGCGGCGCCGCGGGGCCTGGACCTGCCGGTAGCCTCGGCCGCGCTGATCGATTCCGACGACGTGCGCCTCGGGCTGGCGACTGCGGCCAACTCAGCCGATGTGTTCTTCCTGCTGGGCATCACCGACGATCAGGCACTGCGCTGGCTGGGCGAACAGGCCGACCCGCCGGTCGCCATCTTCGTCAAGGAACCCACGTCGAACCTGGTGGACCGGGCGGTTGCGGCCGGCTCGGCGGTGGTGGCCGTGGAGCCACGGGCCCGTTGGGAGCGCGTCTACCGGCTGGTCGACCACGTCTTGGAGCACCACGTCGACCCCGCCGCCGACGACGCGGGCACCGACCTGTTCGGCCTCGCGCAATCGCTCGCCGAGCGCATCCATGGCATGGTCAGCATCGAAGACGCCCAAAGCCACGTGCTGGCCTATTCGGCGTCCAACGAAGAAGCCGACGACCTGCGGCGGCTGTCCATCCTGGGCCGCGCCGGCCCGCCCGAGCACCTGGCCTGGATCGGCCAATGGGGCATCTTCGACGCGCTGCGCGCCGGTAGCCAGGTGGTACGCGTCGCCGAGCGCCCCGAGCTGGGCTTGCGCCCGCGCCTGGCGATCGGAATCCACCAGCCGCCCGCCGGGGCCCGCCGTCCGCCGGTGTTCGTCGGCACCATCTGGGTGCAGGAGGGTTCGCAGCCGCTGGCCCAGGACGCCGAGGACATGTTGCGGGGTGCGGCGGTGCTGGCCGAACGGATCATGTCACGGCTTTCCGCGCGCCCGTCCGGCCAGGCCCGCCGGGTGCAGCAGCTGCTGGGCCTGATCGACGGTGACCACACAGAAGTGAGCGTCCTCGCCCGCGAACTCGGCCTGCCCGCCGGCGGGGACGCCGCGGTGATCGGCTGGGAGTCGGTCCTTCCCAGCGACCGAAACGTCCGGCTTGCCGATGTTATCGCCCTGGGCGCCAATGCGTTTCGTCGCGACGCGCAAGTCGCGGCGGGTGGGACACGCATCTATGTGTTGCTGCCGCAGATCGCGACGACCCGGTCGGTCACCTCCTGGGCGCGGGGCACCATCAGCGCCTTGCGCGCGGAGTTGGACGTGCAACTGCGCGCGGTCGTGGCCGCGCCCGTCGCGGGCCTGGCCGGTGTGGCTGCCGCACGCGCCGAGGTGGACCGGGTCCTGGACAGCGCCGCACGCCACCCCGACTCGCTCGGGCCGGTCGCCTCGCTGACCGAAGCGCGGACCACGGTGTTGCTGGATGAGATCGTCAGCCGGATCGGCGCCGACCCGCGACTGGTGGATCCACGCATCCGCGACCTGCGTGAGTCGGATCCGCAGCTGGCCGAGACCCTGCGGGTCTACCTGGACAGCTTCGGCGATATCGCCGCCGCCGCGCACGGGCTGCAGGTGCATCCCAATACCGTGCGGTACCGGGTACGACGCATCGAGAAACTATTGTCGACGTCGCTGAGCGATCCCGATGTGCGGCTGCTGTTTTCGCTCGGGCTGAGGGCAACCTAG
- a CDS encoding MaoC family dehydratase, producing MTTTAARATTLKWSDIDVGDEVSALEIPVTTTVIVAGAIASRDFMPVHHDRDYANKQGSPNLFMNILTTNGLCTRFLTDWAGPEAMVKKLSIRLGVPSFPDDPLRFTGSVTGKSEGSEGENFVEVAFKATNSLGDHVSGTAVLSLLDGSGA from the coding sequence ATGACGACGACCGCGGCCCGCGCCACCACGTTGAAGTGGAGTGACATCGACGTCGGCGACGAGGTGAGCGCCCTGGAGATTCCGGTCACCACCACGGTGATCGTGGCCGGTGCCATCGCCTCGCGTGACTTCATGCCGGTGCACCACGACCGCGACTACGCCAACAAGCAGGGCTCACCCAACTTGTTCATGAACATCTTGACCACCAATGGACTGTGCACGCGGTTCCTCACCGACTGGGCGGGTCCGGAGGCGATGGTCAAGAAGCTTTCGATTCGCCTGGGCGTACCCAGCTTTCCGGACGATCCGCTGCGCTTCACCGGCAGCGTCACCGGCAAATCCGAAGGCAGCGAAGGAGAGAACTTCGTCGAAGTCGCCTTCAAGGCCACCAACAGCCTCGGTGATCACGTGTCGGGCACCGCGGTGCTCAGTCTGCTGGACGGATCCGGCGCATGA
- a CDS encoding lipid-transfer protein → MTSTLPGATAIVGIGQTEFSKESGRSELQLACEAVSSALDDAGVAPGEIDGMVTFTMDSSDEIDVARNVGIGDLNFFSRVPHGGGAAAGTVVHAAMAVATGVADVVVCYRAFNERSGMRFGGSGRTSSETPLFMAHYAPFGLLTPAAWVALHAQRYMSTYGVTNEDFGRIAVVDRAHAARNPDAWFYQRPITLEDHQNSRWIIEPVLRLLDCCQESDGGVALVVTSAERARDLRQPPAMITAAAQGAASEGEMMTSYYREDITGLPEMGVVADRLWRDSGLKPSDIQTAFIYDHFTPFVFTQLEELGFCGRGEAKDFATVERLSLGGELPINTNGGLLGEAYIHGMNGITEGVRQVRGTSYNQVDNVEHVLVTSGTGVPTSGLILAPAG, encoded by the coding sequence ATGACGTCCACGCTGCCCGGCGCCACCGCCATCGTGGGTATCGGTCAAACCGAATTCTCCAAGGAATCCGGCCGCAGCGAATTGCAATTGGCCTGTGAAGCGGTCAGTTCCGCGCTCGATGATGCCGGCGTGGCGCCCGGCGAGATCGACGGCATGGTGACCTTCACCATGGACTCCAGCGACGAAATCGACGTCGCGCGCAACGTCGGCATCGGCGACCTGAACTTCTTCAGCCGGGTCCCGCACGGCGGCGGCGCGGCGGCCGGCACCGTCGTGCACGCCGCCATGGCCGTCGCGACCGGGGTGGCCGACGTGGTGGTGTGCTATCGCGCGTTTAACGAACGCTCCGGGATGCGGTTCGGCGGGAGCGGGCGCACCAGCAGCGAAACCCCGTTGTTCATGGCGCATTACGCACCCTTCGGTTTGCTCACACCGGCCGCCTGGGTGGCGTTGCATGCCCAGCGCTACATGTCTACCTACGGAGTCACCAATGAAGACTTCGGCCGGATCGCCGTGGTCGACCGGGCGCATGCGGCCCGCAATCCCGACGCCTGGTTCTACCAGCGTCCCATCACACTGGAAGATCACCAGAACTCCCGCTGGATCATCGAACCCGTGCTGCGCCTGCTGGACTGCTGCCAGGAAAGTGACGGCGGGGTGGCGCTGGTGGTCACCAGCGCCGAACGCGCCCGTGACCTTCGCCAGCCTCCGGCCATGATCACCGCGGCCGCACAAGGCGCGGCCTCCGAGGGCGAGATGATGACCAGCTACTACCGCGAGGACATCACCGGGCTGCCCGAGATGGGTGTGGTTGCCGACCGGTTGTGGCGCGACTCGGGCCTCAAACCTTCCGATATCCAAACCGCGTTCATCTACGACCATTTCACGCCGTTCGTCTTCACTCAGCTCGAGGAGTTGGGCTTCTGTGGTCGCGGCGAGGCCAAGGACTTCGCCACGGTGGAACGGCTTTCACTCGGCGGCGAATTGCCGATCAACACCAACGGCGGGTTGCTCGGTGAGGCTTACATCCACGGCATGAACGGCATCACCGAGGGCGTCCGGCAGGTGCGGGGCACCTCATACAACCAGGTGGACAACGTCGAGCATGTGCTGGTCACCTCGGGTACCGGTGTGCCCACCAGCGGGCTGATCCTGGCGCCGGCCGGATAG
- a CDS encoding acyl-CoA dehydrogenase family protein, giving the protein MDFTFTEEQETIAKLARDVFERRATPQHLAELEADLRYDAALWHELAAMDLLGTALPESVGGSGGGFVELAVLLAEVGWSVAPVPAYATLVLGADPIARHGTPEQQQRFLPDVVAGQRILTAGLTEPGRSDPVAPATTARRDGAHWRLDGAKELVPAAQLADTALIPAVTDDGTVGLFLLELDNPGVEVRPVDTTNREPHADVFLDGATVSSQDRLAGDVASLYTRALIGLCAIQLGVADRALHIAADYTTGREQFGRPIGSFQAVQQRMADAFIDVEAIRWTTWHAAWLAAQGRPADRAARIAKFWAAEAGARVAATAQHVHGGIGIDITYPLHRYFLWAKHNELTLGPATLQLARLGSTYPEGLQ; this is encoded by the coding sequence ATGGACTTCACATTCACCGAAGAGCAGGAGACCATCGCCAAGCTGGCCCGCGACGTCTTCGAGCGGCGCGCCACCCCGCAACATCTGGCTGAACTGGAAGCCGATCTGCGCTACGACGCGGCACTGTGGCACGAGCTCGCCGCCATGGACTTGTTGGGCACCGCCTTACCGGAGTCGGTGGGCGGTAGCGGTGGCGGTTTCGTGGAACTGGCCGTGCTGCTGGCCGAGGTCGGCTGGAGCGTCGCGCCGGTACCGGCCTACGCGACGCTGGTGTTGGGCGCCGATCCGATCGCACGGCACGGGACCCCAGAGCAGCAGCAGCGTTTCCTGCCCGATGTGGTTGCCGGACAACGTATCCTGACCGCTGGCCTGACCGAACCCGGCCGCTCCGACCCCGTCGCACCGGCGACCACCGCCCGGCGCGACGGCGCGCACTGGCGCCTCGACGGAGCCAAGGAGCTGGTACCCGCGGCGCAACTGGCCGACACCGCGCTCATTCCGGCCGTCACCGACGACGGCACCGTCGGGCTGTTCTTGCTGGAGCTGGACAACCCCGGCGTCGAAGTCCGCCCGGTCGACACCACCAACCGCGAACCGCACGCCGACGTGTTCCTCGACGGCGCAACCGTTTCCAGCCAGGACCGGCTCGCGGGTGATGTCGCCTCCCTCTACACCCGGGCGTTGATCGGCTTGTGCGCCATCCAACTTGGCGTTGCCGACCGCGCCCTGCACATCGCGGCCGACTACACCACCGGGCGCGAACAGTTCGGCCGCCCGATCGGCAGCTTTCAGGCGGTGCAACAGCGGATGGCCGACGCCTTCATCGACGTCGAAGCCATCCGCTGGACCACCTGGCATGCGGCGTGGCTGGCCGCGCAAGGCCGGCCCGCCGACCGAGCCGCCCGGATCGCCAAGTTCTGGGCCGCCGAGGCCGGTGCTCGCGTCGCCGCCACCGCACAACATGTGCACGGCGGCATCGGGATAGACATCACCTATCCGCTGCACCGCTATTTCCTGTGGGCCAAGCACAACGAACTCACCCTGGGCCCCGCCACTCTCCAGCTTGCCCGGCTCGGCAGCACCTACCCGGAAGGACTCCAATGA
- a CDS encoding proline dehydrogenase family protein has product MSGLFGHTVRPALLAASRSETLRRGVQRSRVTGRVVRRFVPGETVDDVLNVVALLRDSGRYISIDYLGENVTDADGAAATMAAYLRLLDALGRRADAAGDGVRPLEVSLKLSALGQALERDGDKVALDHARTICERAQRVGVWVTVDAEDHTTTESTLSISGDLRVDFPWLGSVVQAYLRRTLGDCQDLAAAGARVRLCKGAYEEPEAVAYQDRAEVTESYLRCLRVLMSGDGYPMVASHDPVVIDAVAPSAREAGRSTEHFEYQMLYGIRDDEQRRLAAAGNQVRVYVPFGTQWYGYFMRRLAERPANLGFFLRALSRRG; this is encoded by the coding sequence ATGAGCGGGTTGTTCGGACACACCGTGCGCCCGGCGCTGCTGGCGGCCAGCCGGTCGGAGACGTTGCGGCGCGGGGTCCAGCGATCCCGGGTGACCGGTCGGGTGGTGCGCAGGTTCGTGCCCGGGGAGACGGTGGACGACGTCCTGAACGTTGTTGCGCTGCTGCGGGATTCGGGGCGCTACATCAGCATCGACTATCTCGGTGAGAACGTCACCGACGCCGACGGCGCGGCGGCAACCATGGCGGCCTACCTGCGACTGCTCGATGCTTTGGGCCGCCGGGCCGACGCAGCGGGCGACGGGGTGCGGCCGCTGGAGGTGTCGCTGAAGCTTTCCGCCCTGGGACAGGCGCTGGAACGCGACGGCGACAAGGTCGCGCTGGACCACGCTCGGACGATCTGTGAACGGGCTCAGCGGGTCGGGGTGTGGGTGACCGTGGACGCCGAGGACCACACCACTACCGAGTCGACGCTGTCGATCTCGGGTGATCTGCGGGTCGACTTTCCCTGGCTGGGCAGCGTCGTGCAGGCCTATCTGCGTCGCACGCTGGGTGACTGCCAGGACTTGGCGGCGGCGGGAGCACGGGTGCGGCTGTGTAAGGGCGCTTACGAGGAACCGGAAGCCGTGGCCTACCAGGACCGCGCCGAGGTCACCGAGTCGTACCTGCGGTGTCTGCGGGTGCTGATGTCCGGCGACGGCTACCCGATGGTGGCGTCGCACGACCCCGTCGTGATCGATGCCGTCGCGCCGTCGGCGCGTGAAGCAGGGCGCTCGACTGAGCATTTCGAGTACCAGATGCTCTATGGCATCCGTGACGACGAGCAGCGGCGGTTGGCCGCGGCCGGCAACCAGGTGCGGGTGTATGTGCCGTTCGGGACGCAGTGGTACGGCTACTTCATGCGGCGGTTGGCCGAGCGTCCGGCCAACTTGGGCTTCTTCCTGCGCGCGCTGTCTCGTCGAGGGTGA